One stretch of Glycine soja cultivar W05 chromosome 7, ASM419377v2, whole genome shotgun sequence DNA includes these proteins:
- the LOC114417919 gene encoding tuberous sclerosis 1 protein homolog isoform X2: protein MENGIVGIFQEGRNWESDDEESLKTSRKRKGRAKSKSLVTSKKSSDYSTVHPETGFEQESTTTANGSEPTQFEAKFASSSGAKGTIKQPKESHKRMKVKVKIPSPLPSAFEKVDMESVSEPAQEKSQPQEEESILNQETEESYSSSSSEEESKDALRVLYKTSSFDFNQQEKWSNSPNRGKAQNSSESFSSKDQLEVGSSKVVSEYTPMEIDDYLNKLNDDPFALFDFLSSNVSLSSKLSETTIQQSRSTEKVSNILEELRSLAFSQSLLCNIQRVEYREQVEVTLKKLDNYIRDLSESQSKGLNKFNDFYNKVVTICKDKSLNEEKAKKIEAEKKKAFDKLKDYKSKVQKLDDVVATNKGKIETVEKRQRMIQETIKKLQQENEGLNKEKTKLQTANSKQLANKQEILESVKYVSTSLSKAMKHHAELDKERSGLNADFENLKELYKKMKRSPPF from the exons ATGGAAAATGGTATAGTCG GTATATTTCAAGAGGGAAGAAATTGGGAAAGTGATGATGAAGAATCTCTTAAGACctcgagaaaaagaaaaggtagGGCTAAATCCAAGAGTTTGGTCACAAGCAAAAAG TCTTCAGATTATTCAACTGTTCATCCAGAAACAGGTTTTGAACAAGAATCTACCACTACAGCAAATGGTAGCGAACCAACACAATTTGAAGCAAAATTTGCTTCAAGTTCGGGTGCTAAGGGAACTATAAAACAA CCCAAGGAATCTCATAAAAGAATGAAAGTGAAAGTTAAGATTCCAAGCCCTTTACCATCAGCTTTCGAG AAAGTGGACATGGAATCTGTTTCTGAACCAGCACAGGAAAAAAGTCAACCCCAAGAGGAAGAG TCTATATTGAACCAAGAGACTGAAGAGTCATATTCTTCAAGTTCATCTGAAGAAGAAAGCAAGGATGCATTAAGGGTACTGTACAAGACATCTTCCTTTGACTTCAACCAACAAGAAAAATGGTCAAACTCTCCAAATCGAGGTAAAGCTCAGAATTCAAGCGAATCTTTCTCTTCAAAAGATCAACTAGAGGTTGGAAGCAGTAAGGTGGTTTCTGAATACACCCCTATGGAGATTGACGATTATCTAAACAAACTCAATGATGATCCCTTTGCACTCTTCGATTTCCTATCAAGCAATGTTTCACTTTCATCGAAACTGTCAGAAACAACAATTCAACAGTCCAGATCGACTGAAaaagtttccaacattcttgAAGAACTTCGGTCTTTGGCCTTCTCTCAGTCACTGTTGTGCAACATTCAACGAGTTGAATACAGAGAACAAGTTGAGGTAACTTTGAAGAAACTTGATAATTATATTCGAGATCTATCTGAGAGCCAAAGCAAAGGACtcaataaatttaatgatttcTACAACAAAGTAGTGACAATTTGCAAGGACAAATCCTTGAATGAAGAGAAGGCAAAAAAGATTGAAGCcgagaaaaaaaaagcttttgatAAACTTAAAGATTACAAATCCAAAGTTCAAAAGCTCGATGATGTGGTTGCAACGAATAAGGGTAAAATTGAGACTGTGGAAAAACGCCAAAGGATGATCCAAGAGACCATCAAGAAACTTCAACAAGAAAACGAGGGCTTAAACAAAGAGAAGACTAAACTCCAAACTGCCAACTCGAAGCAATTGGCCAATAAACAAGAAATTCTTGAATCTGTCAAGTATGTTTCTACTTCATTGAGCAAGGCAATGAAACATCATGCTGAACTTGACAAGGAGAGATCGGGTTTAAATGCAGATTTTGAGAATCTGAAGGAGCTTTAtaaaaagatgaagagaagcCCTCCATTTTAA
- the LOC114417918 gene encoding probable phospholipid-transporting ATPase 4 isoform X1 has protein sequence MTRGRIRAKLRRSHLYTFGCLKPSTTEEAPHPLQGPGFSRTVYCNQPLLHDKRPLLYCKNDISTTKYNVITFFPKALFEQFRRVANIYFLLAACLSASPISPFSPLSMIAPLAFVVGLSMAKEALEDSRRFVQDVKVNRRKVNRHKGDGIFGPRSWQNIMVGDVVKVNKDQFFPADLLLLSSSYEDGICYVETMNLDGETNLKVKRSLEATMTLDNDEVFKDFTGTIQCEDPNPNLYTFVGNLDYERQIYPLDPSQILLRDSKLRNTDYIYGVAIFTGHDSKVMQNSTKSPSKRSTIEKKMDYIIYTLFTVLILISVISSIGFIFKTKYQAPKWWYLRPDNIEYQYDPNKVGVAGMSHLITALILYGYLIPISLYVSIEVVKVLQATFINQDIQMYDEETGTPADARTSNLNEELGQVDTILSDKTGTLTCNQMDFLKCSIAGTAYGVRSSEVEVAAAKQMASDHEDQESDLSNFPMPKSKARISWDNVRKAEEIELETVVTSKGDEDQKHAIKGFGFEDDRLMNCNWLQEPNADDLLMFFRILAVCHTAIPELNEETGVYTYEAESPDEGAFLVAAREFGFEFCRRTQSSIFIHERFSASRKVVEREYKLLNLLDFTSKRKRMSVIVRDEEGSLFLFCKGADSIIFDRLSKNGKHYLEATTRHLNEYGEAGLRTLALAYRKLDEQEYTAWNNEFQKAKAAVGADRDSMLERVSDMMEKGLILVGATAVEDKLQKGVPQCIDNLAQAGLKIWVLTGDKMETAINIGFACSLLRQGMKQICITTPVSDSVATDVKQFFCLTPQGIKDNILNQITNGSQMIKLEKDPHAAFALIIDGKTLTYALEDDMKLLFLGLAVDCASVICCRVSPKQKALVTRLVKQGSGKTTLAIGDGANDVGMIQEADIGVGISGVEGMQAVMASDFAIAQFRYLERLLVVHGHWCYKRIAQMICYFFYKNITFGLTIFYFEAFTGFSGQSVYDDWYMILFNVVLTSLPVISLGVFEQDVPSEVCLQFPALYQQGPKNLFFDWYRILGWMGNGLYSSLIIFLLIVTIFYDQAFRADGQVADMAAVGTTMFTCIIWTVNCQIALTMSHFTWIQHLFVWGSIATWYIFLSLYGMLSPEYSRSAYQILVESLGPAPIYWVTTLLVTVTCNLPYFAHISFQRCFNPMDHHIIQEIKYYKKDIEDQHMWTRERSKARQETKIGFTARVEAKIRQLKGRLQKKQSTLAISAPS, from the exons ATGACGCGGGGGAGGATAAGGGCAAAGCTCCGGAGGAGCCATCTTTACACATTTGGTTGCCTTAAGCCTTCTACCACTGAGGAGGCACCTCATCCACTTCAAGGTCCCGGGTTCTCGCGAACTGTGTATTGCAACCAGCCTCTACTCCACGATAAGAGGCCTCTATTGTACTGCAAAAATGATATATCCACGACCAAGTACAATGTTATTACCTTTTTCCCCAAGGCACTCTTTGAACAATTTCGTAGGGTTGCTAATATATACTTCCTTTTGGCTGCATGTCTGTCAGCCTCTCCCATTTCACCTTTCAGCCCACTGAGCATGATTGCCCCTTTGGCATTTGTTGTGGGGCTTAGTATGGCGAAGGAAGCATTGGAAGATTCACGCAGGTTTGTTCAGGATGTCAAAGTTAATCGCCGGAAGGTTAATCGCCATAAAGGCGATGGTATTTTTGGTCCCAGGTCGTGGCAGAACATTATGGTTGGGGATGTGGTAAAAGTGAATAAGGATCAATTTTTTCCAGCTGATTTGCTTCTCCTGTCATCAAGTTACGAGGATGGGATTTGCTATGTGGAGACTATGAATTTAGATGGTGAGACCAACTTGAAGGTGAAAAGATCATTGGAGGCCACCATGACTCTAGATAATGATGAAGTTTTTAAAGATTTCACTGGAACAATACAATGTGAAGACCCAAACCCCAATCTTTATACGTTTGTTGGAAACTTAGATTATGAGCGCCAGATTTATCCTCTTGATCCTAGTCAAATTCTTCTCCGAGATTCTAAGCTCAGGAACACTGATTACATCTATGGGGTGGCCATTTTCACTGGTCATGACAGCAAAGTCATGCAGAATTCCACAAAATCCCCTTCAAAAAGAAGCACAATAGAAAAGAAGATGGATTATATCATATACACCCTCTTCACTGTCCTTATTTTGATATCTGTTATTAGTTCCATAGGATTTATCTTCAAGACAAAGTACCAAGCCCCAAAGTGGTGGTACTTACGGCCCGACAATATTGAATATCAGTATGATCCCAACAAGGTTGGAGTGGCTGGAATGAGTCATCTGATTACTGCACTTATTCTTTATGGATATTTGATACCCATCTCACTTTATGTTTCCATTGAGGTTGTAAAGGTTTTACAGGCAACCTTCATCAACCAAGACATTCAAATGTATGATGAAGAAACTGGGACTCCAGCCGATGCGCGGACATCAAATTTGAATGAAGAGTTGGGTCAGGTAGATACTATCTTGTCAGATAAAACTGGAACTTTGACCTGTAACCAGATGGACTTTTTGAAGTGCTCCATTGCCGGTACTGCATATGGCGTGCGCTCCAGTGAAGTTGAAGTTGCTGCAGCAAAGCAGATGGCTTCTGATCACGAGGACCAGGAGTCAGATCTCTCGAATTTCCCCATGCCTAAGAGTAAAGCGCGCATTTCATGGGATAATGTTAGAAAAGCTGAAGAAATTGAACTGGAGACTGTTGTTACTTCCAAAGGAGATGAGGATCAAAAGCATGCCATAAAAGGATTTGGTTTTGAAGACGACCGCCTCATGAATTGTAATTGGTTGCAAGAGCCCAATGCAGATGACCTTTTGATGTTCTTTCGAATATTAGCAGTTTGCCACACTGCCATTCCTGAGCTGAATGAGGAGACTGGCGTTTATACATATGAAGCTGAGTCACCTGATGAAGGGGCTTTTCTTGTAGCAGCAagagaatttggctttgagttttGCAGAAGGACTCAGTCTAGTATTTTCATACATGAAAGATTTTCTGCTTCTAGGAAAGTGGTTGAAAG aGAGTACAAACTTTTGAATCTGCTGGATTTCACTAGCAAAAGAAAGCGTATGTCAGTGATTGTGCGTGATGAGGAGGgcagtctttttcttttttgcaaaggGGCTGACAG TATCATATTTGATCGATTGTCAAAGAATGGAAAACATTATTTGGAGGCTACTACCAGACATCTAAATGAATATGGAGAAGCTGGTTTGAGAACACTAGCCCTGGCTTATAGAAAGCTTGATGAGCAAGAATACACTGCTTGGAACAATGAATTTCAGAAAGCAAAAGCTGCTGTTGGGGCTGACAGAGATTCAATGCTTGAGCGGGTATCAGATATGATGGAGAAAGGGTTGATTCTTGTTGGGGCTACAGCTGTGGAAGACAAACTGCAGAAAGGG GTTCCCCAATGTATTGATAATCTTGCTCAAGCTGGTCTCAAGATCTGGGTGTTGACAGGGGATAAGATGGAAACTGCAATCAACATTGG ATTTGCTTGCAGTTTACTTCGACAGGGTATGAAGCAGATCTGTATAACTACTCCTGTTTCAGATTCTGTAGCCACTGATGTTAAACAG TTCTTTTGTTTAACACCCCAGGGCATCAAGGACAacattttaaatcaaatcaCCAACGGttcccaaatgataaaactggaGAAGGATCCTCATGCTGCATTTGCATTAATTATTGATGGGAAAACTCTGACATATGCTCTAGAAGATGATATGAAGCTCCTATTTTTGGGATTGGCTGTTGATTGTGCATCTGTCATCTGCTGTCGTGTGTCTCCCAAGCAAAAGGCATTG GTAACCAGGTTAGTGAAACAAGGTTCTGGGAAGACTACTCTAGCAATAGGTGATGGTGCAAATGATGTTGGCATGATTCAAGAAGCAGATATTGGTGTTGGAATCAGTGGGGTTGAAGGTATGCAG GCAGTGATGGCTAGTGACTTTGCAATTGCCCAATTTCGATATTTGGAGAGGCTCCTGGTAGTCCATGGACATTGGTGTTACAAGAGAATTGCACAAATG ATATGTTATTTCTTCTACAAGAATATTACATTTGGCCTCActatcttctattttgaggCCTTCACAGGCTTCTCTGGTCAATCGGTTTATGATGACTGGTACATGATTTTGTTCAATGTTGTTCTGACATCATTACCCGTCATTTCACTCGGTGTTTTTGAGCAAGATGTTCCGTCAGAAGTTTGTTTACAG TTTCCTGCACTTTATCAACAAGGACCCAAGAATTTGTTCTTTGACTGGTATAGAATATTGGGATGGATGGGCAATGGTCTCTATTCCTCCCTCATCATCTTCTTGCTCATCGTCACCATCTTCTACGACCAAGCATTCCGTGCAGATGGCCAGGTAGCTGACATGGCTGCTGTTGGGACCACTATGTTCACTTGCATCATCTGGACTGTCAACTGTCAGATTGCGCTTACGATGAGCCACTTTACATGGATTCAGCACCTGTTTGTATGGGGTAGCATAGCCACTTGGTACATCTTTCTCTCCTTGTATGGAATGCTTTCTCCAGAATATTCCAGGAGTGCCTACCAAATACTGGTTGAATCTCTTGGTCCTGCGCCCATTTACTGGGTAACAACCCTTTTAGTTACAGTTACATGCAATCTTCCTTATTTTGCCCACATATCCTTCCAAAGATGTTTCAATCCCATGGACCATCACATTATCCAAGAAATCAAGTACTACAAAAAGGATATTGAAGATCAACACATGTGGACAAGGGAGCGTTCTAAGGCCAGACAGGAAACCAAGATTGGGTTCACTGCAAGAGTGGAAGCAAAGATCAGGCAACTTAAGGGAAGATTGCAGAAGAAGCAATCTACCTTGGCTATTTCGGCCCCATCGTGA
- the LOC114417919 gene encoding uncharacterized protein LOC114417919 isoform X1: MENGIVGIFQEGRNWESDDEESLKTSRKRKGRAKSKSLVTSKKSSDYSTVHPETGFEQESTTTANGSEPTQFEAKFASSSGAKGTIKQVPKESHKRMKVKVKIPSPLPSAFEKVDMESVSEPAQEKSQPQEEESILNQETEESYSSSSSEEESKDALRVLYKTSSFDFNQQEKWSNSPNRGKAQNSSESFSSKDQLEVGSSKVVSEYTPMEIDDYLNKLNDDPFALFDFLSSNVSLSSKLSETTIQQSRSTEKVSNILEELRSLAFSQSLLCNIQRVEYREQVEVTLKKLDNYIRDLSESQSKGLNKFNDFYNKVVTICKDKSLNEEKAKKIEAEKKKAFDKLKDYKSKVQKLDDVVATNKGKIETVEKRQRMIQETIKKLQQENEGLNKEKTKLQTANSKQLANKQEILESVKYVSTSLSKAMKHHAELDKERSGLNADFENLKELYKKMKRSPPF, translated from the exons ATGGAAAATGGTATAGTCG GTATATTTCAAGAGGGAAGAAATTGGGAAAGTGATGATGAAGAATCTCTTAAGACctcgagaaaaagaaaaggtagGGCTAAATCCAAGAGTTTGGTCACAAGCAAAAAG TCTTCAGATTATTCAACTGTTCATCCAGAAACAGGTTTTGAACAAGAATCTACCACTACAGCAAATGGTAGCGAACCAACACAATTTGAAGCAAAATTTGCTTCAAGTTCGGGTGCTAAGGGAACTATAAAACAAGTA CCCAAGGAATCTCATAAAAGAATGAAAGTGAAAGTTAAGATTCCAAGCCCTTTACCATCAGCTTTCGAG AAAGTGGACATGGAATCTGTTTCTGAACCAGCACAGGAAAAAAGTCAACCCCAAGAGGAAGAG TCTATATTGAACCAAGAGACTGAAGAGTCATATTCTTCAAGTTCATCTGAAGAAGAAAGCAAGGATGCATTAAGGGTACTGTACAAGACATCTTCCTTTGACTTCAACCAACAAGAAAAATGGTCAAACTCTCCAAATCGAGGTAAAGCTCAGAATTCAAGCGAATCTTTCTCTTCAAAAGATCAACTAGAGGTTGGAAGCAGTAAGGTGGTTTCTGAATACACCCCTATGGAGATTGACGATTATCTAAACAAACTCAATGATGATCCCTTTGCACTCTTCGATTTCCTATCAAGCAATGTTTCACTTTCATCGAAACTGTCAGAAACAACAATTCAACAGTCCAGATCGACTGAAaaagtttccaacattcttgAAGAACTTCGGTCTTTGGCCTTCTCTCAGTCACTGTTGTGCAACATTCAACGAGTTGAATACAGAGAACAAGTTGAGGTAACTTTGAAGAAACTTGATAATTATATTCGAGATCTATCTGAGAGCCAAAGCAAAGGACtcaataaatttaatgatttcTACAACAAAGTAGTGACAATTTGCAAGGACAAATCCTTGAATGAAGAGAAGGCAAAAAAGATTGAAGCcgagaaaaaaaaagcttttgatAAACTTAAAGATTACAAATCCAAAGTTCAAAAGCTCGATGATGTGGTTGCAACGAATAAGGGTAAAATTGAGACTGTGGAAAAACGCCAAAGGATGATCCAAGAGACCATCAAGAAACTTCAACAAGAAAACGAGGGCTTAAACAAAGAGAAGACTAAACTCCAAACTGCCAACTCGAAGCAATTGGCCAATAAACAAGAAATTCTTGAATCTGTCAAGTATGTTTCTACTTCATTGAGCAAGGCAATGAAACATCATGCTGAACTTGACAAGGAGAGATCGGGTTTAAATGCAGATTTTGAGAATCTGAAGGAGCTTTAtaaaaagatgaagagaagcCCTCCATTTTAA
- the LOC114417918 gene encoding probable phospholipid-transporting ATPase 4 isoform X2 produces MTRGRIRAKLRRSHLYTFGCLKPSTTEEAPHPLQGPGFSRTVYCNQPLLHDKRPLLYCKNDISTTKYNVITFFPKALFEQFRRVANIYFLLAACLSASPISPFSPLSMIAPLAFVVGLSMAKEALEDSRRFVQDVKVNRRKVNRHKGDGIFGPRSWQNIMVGDVVKVNKDQFFPADLLLLSSSYEDGICYVETMNLDGETNLKVKRSLEATMTLDNDEVFKDFTGTIQCEDPNPNLYTFVGNLDYERQIYPLDPSQILLRDSKLRNTDYIYGVAIFTGHDSKVMQNSTKSPSKRSTIEKKMDYIIYTLFTVLILISVISSIGFIFKTKYQAPKWWYLRPDNIEYQYDPNKVGVAGMSHLITALILYGYLIPISLYVSIEVVKVLQATFINQDIQMYDEETGTPADARTSNLNEELGQVDTILSDKTGTLTCNQMDFLKCSIAGTAYGVRSSEVEVAAAKQMASDHEDQESDLSNFPMPKSKARISWDNVRKAEEIELETVVTSKGDEDQKHAIKGFGFEDDRLMNCNWLQEPNADDLLMFFRILAVCHTAIPELNEETGVYTYEAESPDEGAFLVAAREFGFEFCRRTQSSIFIHERFSASRKVVEREYKLLNLLDFTSKRKRMSVIVRDEEGSLFLFCKGADSIIFDRLSKNGKHYLEATTRHLNEYGEAGLRTLALAYRKLDEQEYTAWNNEFQKAKAAVGADRDSMLERVSDMMEKGLILVGATAVEDKLQKGVPQCIDNLAQAGLKIWVLTGDKMETAINIGFACSLLRQGMKQICITTPVSDSVATDVKQGIKDNILNQITNGSQMIKLEKDPHAAFALIIDGKTLTYALEDDMKLLFLGLAVDCASVICCRVSPKQKALVTRLVKQGSGKTTLAIGDGANDVGMIQEADIGVGISGVEGMQAVMASDFAIAQFRYLERLLVVHGHWCYKRIAQMICYFFYKNITFGLTIFYFEAFTGFSGQSVYDDWYMILFNVVLTSLPVISLGVFEQDVPSEVCLQFPALYQQGPKNLFFDWYRILGWMGNGLYSSLIIFLLIVTIFYDQAFRADGQVADMAAVGTTMFTCIIWTVNCQIALTMSHFTWIQHLFVWGSIATWYIFLSLYGMLSPEYSRSAYQILVESLGPAPIYWVTTLLVTVTCNLPYFAHISFQRCFNPMDHHIIQEIKYYKKDIEDQHMWTRERSKARQETKIGFTARVEAKIRQLKGRLQKKQSTLAISAPS; encoded by the exons ATGACGCGGGGGAGGATAAGGGCAAAGCTCCGGAGGAGCCATCTTTACACATTTGGTTGCCTTAAGCCTTCTACCACTGAGGAGGCACCTCATCCACTTCAAGGTCCCGGGTTCTCGCGAACTGTGTATTGCAACCAGCCTCTACTCCACGATAAGAGGCCTCTATTGTACTGCAAAAATGATATATCCACGACCAAGTACAATGTTATTACCTTTTTCCCCAAGGCACTCTTTGAACAATTTCGTAGGGTTGCTAATATATACTTCCTTTTGGCTGCATGTCTGTCAGCCTCTCCCATTTCACCTTTCAGCCCACTGAGCATGATTGCCCCTTTGGCATTTGTTGTGGGGCTTAGTATGGCGAAGGAAGCATTGGAAGATTCACGCAGGTTTGTTCAGGATGTCAAAGTTAATCGCCGGAAGGTTAATCGCCATAAAGGCGATGGTATTTTTGGTCCCAGGTCGTGGCAGAACATTATGGTTGGGGATGTGGTAAAAGTGAATAAGGATCAATTTTTTCCAGCTGATTTGCTTCTCCTGTCATCAAGTTACGAGGATGGGATTTGCTATGTGGAGACTATGAATTTAGATGGTGAGACCAACTTGAAGGTGAAAAGATCATTGGAGGCCACCATGACTCTAGATAATGATGAAGTTTTTAAAGATTTCACTGGAACAATACAATGTGAAGACCCAAACCCCAATCTTTATACGTTTGTTGGAAACTTAGATTATGAGCGCCAGATTTATCCTCTTGATCCTAGTCAAATTCTTCTCCGAGATTCTAAGCTCAGGAACACTGATTACATCTATGGGGTGGCCATTTTCACTGGTCATGACAGCAAAGTCATGCAGAATTCCACAAAATCCCCTTCAAAAAGAAGCACAATAGAAAAGAAGATGGATTATATCATATACACCCTCTTCACTGTCCTTATTTTGATATCTGTTATTAGTTCCATAGGATTTATCTTCAAGACAAAGTACCAAGCCCCAAAGTGGTGGTACTTACGGCCCGACAATATTGAATATCAGTATGATCCCAACAAGGTTGGAGTGGCTGGAATGAGTCATCTGATTACTGCACTTATTCTTTATGGATATTTGATACCCATCTCACTTTATGTTTCCATTGAGGTTGTAAAGGTTTTACAGGCAACCTTCATCAACCAAGACATTCAAATGTATGATGAAGAAACTGGGACTCCAGCCGATGCGCGGACATCAAATTTGAATGAAGAGTTGGGTCAGGTAGATACTATCTTGTCAGATAAAACTGGAACTTTGACCTGTAACCAGATGGACTTTTTGAAGTGCTCCATTGCCGGTACTGCATATGGCGTGCGCTCCAGTGAAGTTGAAGTTGCTGCAGCAAAGCAGATGGCTTCTGATCACGAGGACCAGGAGTCAGATCTCTCGAATTTCCCCATGCCTAAGAGTAAAGCGCGCATTTCATGGGATAATGTTAGAAAAGCTGAAGAAATTGAACTGGAGACTGTTGTTACTTCCAAAGGAGATGAGGATCAAAAGCATGCCATAAAAGGATTTGGTTTTGAAGACGACCGCCTCATGAATTGTAATTGGTTGCAAGAGCCCAATGCAGATGACCTTTTGATGTTCTTTCGAATATTAGCAGTTTGCCACACTGCCATTCCTGAGCTGAATGAGGAGACTGGCGTTTATACATATGAAGCTGAGTCACCTGATGAAGGGGCTTTTCTTGTAGCAGCAagagaatttggctttgagttttGCAGAAGGACTCAGTCTAGTATTTTCATACATGAAAGATTTTCTGCTTCTAGGAAAGTGGTTGAAAG aGAGTACAAACTTTTGAATCTGCTGGATTTCACTAGCAAAAGAAAGCGTATGTCAGTGATTGTGCGTGATGAGGAGGgcagtctttttcttttttgcaaaggGGCTGACAG TATCATATTTGATCGATTGTCAAAGAATGGAAAACATTATTTGGAGGCTACTACCAGACATCTAAATGAATATGGAGAAGCTGGTTTGAGAACACTAGCCCTGGCTTATAGAAAGCTTGATGAGCAAGAATACACTGCTTGGAACAATGAATTTCAGAAAGCAAAAGCTGCTGTTGGGGCTGACAGAGATTCAATGCTTGAGCGGGTATCAGATATGATGGAGAAAGGGTTGATTCTTGTTGGGGCTACAGCTGTGGAAGACAAACTGCAGAAAGGG GTTCCCCAATGTATTGATAATCTTGCTCAAGCTGGTCTCAAGATCTGGGTGTTGACAGGGGATAAGATGGAAACTGCAATCAACATTGG ATTTGCTTGCAGTTTACTTCGACAGGGTATGAAGCAGATCTGTATAACTACTCCTGTTTCAGATTCTGTAGCCACTGATGTTAAACAG GGCATCAAGGACAacattttaaatcaaatcaCCAACGGttcccaaatgataaaactggaGAAGGATCCTCATGCTGCATTTGCATTAATTATTGATGGGAAAACTCTGACATATGCTCTAGAAGATGATATGAAGCTCCTATTTTTGGGATTGGCTGTTGATTGTGCATCTGTCATCTGCTGTCGTGTGTCTCCCAAGCAAAAGGCATTG GTAACCAGGTTAGTGAAACAAGGTTCTGGGAAGACTACTCTAGCAATAGGTGATGGTGCAAATGATGTTGGCATGATTCAAGAAGCAGATATTGGTGTTGGAATCAGTGGGGTTGAAGGTATGCAG GCAGTGATGGCTAGTGACTTTGCAATTGCCCAATTTCGATATTTGGAGAGGCTCCTGGTAGTCCATGGACATTGGTGTTACAAGAGAATTGCACAAATG ATATGTTATTTCTTCTACAAGAATATTACATTTGGCCTCActatcttctattttgaggCCTTCACAGGCTTCTCTGGTCAATCGGTTTATGATGACTGGTACATGATTTTGTTCAATGTTGTTCTGACATCATTACCCGTCATTTCACTCGGTGTTTTTGAGCAAGATGTTCCGTCAGAAGTTTGTTTACAG TTTCCTGCACTTTATCAACAAGGACCCAAGAATTTGTTCTTTGACTGGTATAGAATATTGGGATGGATGGGCAATGGTCTCTATTCCTCCCTCATCATCTTCTTGCTCATCGTCACCATCTTCTACGACCAAGCATTCCGTGCAGATGGCCAGGTAGCTGACATGGCTGCTGTTGGGACCACTATGTTCACTTGCATCATCTGGACTGTCAACTGTCAGATTGCGCTTACGATGAGCCACTTTACATGGATTCAGCACCTGTTTGTATGGGGTAGCATAGCCACTTGGTACATCTTTCTCTCCTTGTATGGAATGCTTTCTCCAGAATATTCCAGGAGTGCCTACCAAATACTGGTTGAATCTCTTGGTCCTGCGCCCATTTACTGGGTAACAACCCTTTTAGTTACAGTTACATGCAATCTTCCTTATTTTGCCCACATATCCTTCCAAAGATGTTTCAATCCCATGGACCATCACATTATCCAAGAAATCAAGTACTACAAAAAGGATATTGAAGATCAACACATGTGGACAAGGGAGCGTTCTAAGGCCAGACAGGAAACCAAGATTGGGTTCACTGCAAGAGTGGAAGCAAAGATCAGGCAACTTAAGGGAAGATTGCAGAAGAAGCAATCTACCTTGGCTATTTCGGCCCCATCGTGA